A DNA window from Camelina sativa cultivar DH55 chromosome 17, Cs, whole genome shotgun sequence contains the following coding sequences:
- the LOC104759978 gene encoding uncharacterized protein LOC104759978, producing MDRDSMDKIRAAGGWRDEADVANFSSSISPQGEHKATIVWLHDKDDHFSDSVKFARTLGLKNVNWKCPPIVYKNTSYDFGSNIKKDDQETLDNAAFLVASLLSGEPPNVIKGVGGCGMGAVVALHFAKNCALGQYPINPPRVVVGIDGWLSIVGSIKSSIESTVGASARVASQSILLTHAQGRTLPYTSDEEVVVSLKEAGFGEVLLVPYSSRSYRNVTNEVKFWLELKLSQSSKLYIYHK from the exons ATGGACCGAGACTCCATGGATAAGATACGGGCCG CAGGAGGTTGGAGAGATGAAGCAGACGTAGCAAACTTTAGTTCTTCTATTTCACCTCAAGGAGAGCATAAGGCCACTATAGTCTGGCTGCATGATAAGGATGATCATTTTTCTGA CTCAGTTAAGTTTGCGAGAACTTTGGGTCTTAAAAAT GTCAACTGGAAATGTCCACCGATCGTTTACAAAAACACAT CGTACGACTTTGGATCTAATATCAAAAAAGACGATCAAGAGACATTAGATAACGCAGCCTTCCTTGTTGCTTCTCTTTTATCGGGTGAACCACCAAATG tCATAAAAGGAGTAGGAGGTTGTGGCATGGGTGCAGTAGTAGCTCTCCACTTTGCAAAAAATTGTGCTCTTGGACAATATCCTATAAATCCCCCCCGAGTTGTTGTTGGAATCGATGGGTGGCTTTCTATTGTGGG GAGCATAAAAAGCAGTATAGAATCTACAGTTGGGGCTTCAGCTCGTGTTGCATCGCAGTCAATCTTACTTACGCATGCACAAGGGCGGAC ACTTCCTTACACCAGtgatgaagaagttgttgtgTCCCTTAAAGAAGCTGGCTTTGGAGAAGTCTTACTCGTACCATACTCAag tCGCTCCTACCGTAACGTAACCAATGAGGTCAAATTCTGGTTGGAACTGAAGCTATCGCAATCATCAAAACTATATATCTACCATAAATAA
- the LOC104758567 gene encoding beta-glucosidase 1-like, with protein MEGFLSLVNRIVLLLLVASSGLGKCCHAYSYSRSDFPEGFVFGAGISAYQWEGAVNEDGRKPSVWDTFLHSGNMDNGDIACDGYHKYKEDVKLMAETGLHAFRFSISWSRLILNGRGSINPKGLQFYKNFIQELVRHGIEPHVTLCHYDHPQYLEDDYGGWNNRRIIKDFTAYADVCFREFGRYVKFWTTINEANIFTIGGYNDGSSPPGRCSFPDRNCLLGNSSTETYIVGHNLLLAHASVSRLYKQKYKDIQGGSVGFSLFAINFTPSTSSKDDEIATQRANDFYLGWMLEPVIYGDYPDAMRKTVGSRLPVFSEEESEQVKGSSDFMGIIHYITASVRNNEMNPSLSEIKDFTSDSGVSINISSLKDKYVGSPWAMEGILEYIMQRYGNPPVYILENGKNMKQDLELQQKDTPRIEYLDAYIGAVLKAVRNGSDTRGYFVWSFMDLYELRTGYENSLGLYSVNFSDPQRKRSPKLSAHWYSGFLKGKTTFLGSQGSMQSMSNFSSSS; from the exons ATGGAAGGGTTTTTGTCTCTCGTAAACAGGATTGTGTTGCTTCTTCTTGTAGCTTCGTCTGGACTTGGAAAATGCTGCCATGCTTACAGTTACAGCAGGAGTGATTTCCCGGAAGGTTTCGTTTTCGGAGCCGGGATATCTGCTTATCAG TGGGAAGGAGCTGTTAACGAAGACGGGAGGAAGCCTAGCGTTTGGGATACTTTCCTTCACTCtg GTAACATGGATAACGGAGACATAGCTTGTGATGGATACCACAAGTACAAG GAAGATGTGAAGCTTATGGCCGAAACTGGCTTACATGCATTCagattctccatctcttggtcTAGGCTTATTCTCA ATGGAAGAGGTTCCATAAACCCGAAAGGTCTACAGTTCTACAAGAACTTCATCCAAGAACTTGTGAGACATG GAATTGAGCCACATGTTACACTTTGTCATTACGATCATCCTCAGTATCTCGAGGATGACTATGGAGGATGGAACAACCGCAGAATCAT CAAAGACTTCACTGCTTATGCAGATGTTTGCTTCAGAGAGTTTGGGCGCTACGTCAAATTCTGGACCACGATCAACGAGGCTAATATATTCACTATTGGAGGTTACAACGATGGGAGTTCACCGCCTGGTCGTTGCTCCTTCCCGGACAGAAACTGCTTGTTAGGGAACTCTTCCACTGAAACATATATCGTCGGCCATAACTTGTTGCTTGCGCACGCCTCTGTTTCAAGACTATATAAGCAAAAGTACAAG GATATACAAGGAGGTTCCGTAGGCTTTAGCTTATTTGCAATAAATTTTACTCCTTCGACAAGCTCCAAGGATGATGAAATCGCAACGCAAAGAGCCAATGATTTCTACCTAGGATG GATGCTTGAGCCGGTTATATACGGAGACTATCCTGATGCGATGAGAAAAACCGTTGGATCAAGACTGCCAGTTTTTTCAGAGGAAGAATCAGAACAAGTTAAAGGCTCATCTGACTTCATGGGAATTATTCACTATATTACGGCTTCTGTGAGAAACAACGAAATGAACCCATCACTTTCAGAAATCAAAGATTTTACCTCAGACTCGGGCGTATCTATTAATA TTTCTTCTCTGAAG gaCAAGTATGTTGGTTCTCCATGGGCTATGGAAGGCATCCTGGAGTATATAATGCAGCGCTATGGCAATCCTCCTGTCTACATTCTTGAGaatg GTAAAAACATGAAACAAGATTTGGAACTGCAACAGAAGGACACACCAAGGATTGAGTATTTAGATGCTTACATTGGTGCAGTGCTGAAAGCCGTTAG GAATGGATCAGACACGAGAGGCTACTTCGTATGGTCATTTATGGATTTGTACGAGTTACGAACCGGATATGAGAATAGTCTCGGATTGTACTCTGTCAACTTCAGCGACCCCCAACGCAAGAGATCTCCCAAACTCTCTGCCCATTGGTACTCTGGTTTTCTCAAGGGCAAAACCACCTTTCTTGGTTCCCAAGGCAGCATGCAATCGATGAGCAACTTCTCGTCTTCCTCCTAG